Proteins co-encoded in one Quercus robur chromosome 8, dhQueRobu3.1, whole genome shotgun sequence genomic window:
- the LOC126696390 gene encoding disease resistance protein Roq1-like, whose protein sequence is MALINDESTFTLRTGRWIFDVFLNFRGEDTRHRFLRLLYDALVEKNISTFKDDKVLERGKPIPSELFKAIEGSRFSVVIFSKNYATSGWCLDELTKIVECRQKMKGHTIFPVFFDVEPTEVRKQEGSFGEAFTKHEEVFKENLEKVKKWRDALKEVANISGWVIPKGQESEYIEPIVEKIFKRLSSIKLNEGLVGIESRVWEVYSELKIGLTDVRVIGICGTGGIGKTTIARVVYDSFSNQFEASSFLHDVRETSKRQGLVYLQKKLLSDILMERNINFVDVDDGRQFIKRRLCNKKVLLVLDDVNELDQLKKLVGDHSRYGPGSRIIITTRDKHLLRILEVREIYSPEEMSNDEALRLFSLTCFGSEHTPEGYKEMSNHVVSYALGLPLAIKLLASHLARRSIPEWKSCLDGLENNIPTELFQVLQISYDGLHKTEKEIFLHMACFFNGEDRDRTVHILDSLELYPDLGLSVLIDKSLLNLNENAFWMHPLVQQMGREMVCRECPEWPSRRSRLWLPEDIDAVLTDNMGTKHIKSIVLDLPAQKKHELTHFPNGLRYVEWSGYSLKSLPPNFEPRMLVELRMCHSNIEVLWKGVKYFDRLKFIKLSDSQNLIRTPNFARAPLLKSVDFEGCTNLVEVHSSVAVLERLTLLNLKDCTSLKSLPRKLEMKSLEILILSGCSKVKKIPEFTEDMERLRELHLNGTAIKYLPSSIEHLTGLTLLNISHCKNLFPSTFYIQMEPNPDSAALAQQVQALAATIEELTKQNQEMKLRLQQVQQAQQVQRETLEVDEADDKVQLMTFKVGLRSRDLVASLAKNPPKTMAEMLLKAQKYMNAEDTLAAIKDAEKPGDKAKKEDDRRGQKRERPDRWNNYGNRRKDDKSPRTIKDEHYLKWPRPLHSSPNVRDKNKYCRFHKDHGHNTEDWRDLKKQIEELIHKGKLQKYVKKGEYTKFRDDNKG, encoded by the exons ATGGCTCTTATAAACGACGAAAGCACCTTTACGTTGCGTACCGGTAGATGGATTTTCGATGTCTTCCTTAATTTCAGAGGCGAGGACACCCGCCACAGGTTTTTGCGTCTTCTATATGACGCTTTGGTTGAGAAAAATATCTCCACGTTCAAGGATGATAAAGTACTTGAGAGAGGAAAACCCATTCCCTCAGAACTCTTCAAAGCAATTGAAGGATCAAGGTTTTCAGTtgtcattttttcaaaaaactatgcAACCTCCGGTTGGTGCTTAGATGAACTTACAAAGATTGTCGAATGCCGCCAGAAAATGAAGGGGCATACAATTTTTCCAGTTTTCTTTGATGTTGAACCAACTGAGGTACGGAAGCAGGAAGGGAGTTTTGGAGAAGCATTTACGAAGCATGAAGAAGTTTTTAAGGAGAATTTGGAGAAGGTGAAAAAATGGAGGGATGCTTTAAAAGAAGTCGCCAATATCAGTGGTTGGGTTATACCCAAGGG GCAGGAGTCAGAATATATCGAACCCATTGTTGAGAAGATATTCAAAAGACTGAGTTCCATAAAACTAAATGAGGGCTTGGTCGGAATAGAATCTCGTGTATGGGAAGTATATTCAGAATTAAAAATAGGTTTGACTGATGTTCGCGTTATTGGGATATGTGGGACAGGTGGTATCGGTAAGACAACCATTGCACGAGTGGTTTATGATAGCTTCTCTAATCAATTTGAAGCTAGTAGCTTTCTCCATGATGTTAGAGAAACATCTAAAAGACAGGGTTTAGTTTATTTGCAGAAAAAACTTCTTTCTGACATCTTGAtggaaagaaatataaattttgtagatGTAGATGACGGGCGCCAATTTATCAAGCGCAGGCTATGTAATAAAAAGGTACTTCTTGTTCTTGATGACGTTAATGAGTTGGACCAATTAAAGAAATTGGTTGGCGACCATAGTCGGTATGGTCCAGGCAGTAGAATTATCATTACAACGAGAGATAAGCATTTGCTAAGGATACTAGAAGTTCGTGAAATATATAGCCCTGAGGAAATGAGTAATGATGAGGCTCTACGTCTTTTCAGCTTGACATGTTTCGGCAGTGAACACACTCCTGAAGGTTATAAGGAGATGTCCAATCATGTTGTCAGTTATGCTCTCGGCCTTCCTTTAGCAATTAAGCTTTTGGCTTCTCATCTAGCCCGCAGAAGCATCCCTGAATGGAAAAGCTGTTTAGATGGGCTCGAAAATAATATTCCAACAGAACTTTTTCAAGTACTTCAAATAAGTTATGATGGTCTACataaaacagaaaaagaaatatttctaCATATGGCATGTTTCTTCAATGGGGAGGACAGAGATCGCACAGTACATATACTAGACTCTCTTGAACTTTACCCGGACTTGGGATTAAGTGTTCTTATCGATaaatctctcttaaatttaaacgAGAACGCCTTTTGGATGCATCCTCTAGTTCAACAAATGGGCCGGGAAATGGTTTGTAGAGAATGTCCTGAATGGCCTTCGAGACGAAGTAGATTATGGTTGCCAGAGGACATTGACGCTGTGCTTACAGACAATATG GGAACAAAACATATTAAAAGCATAGTCCTCGACTTGCCTGCACAAAAAAAG CATGAACTCACTCATTTTCCTAATGGGTTAAGATATGTTGAATGGAGTGGGTATTCTTTAAAATCTTTGCCACCAAATTTTGAACCTAGGATGCTTGTTGAACTTAGAATGTGTCATAGCAACATTGAAGTACTTTGGAAGGGAGTAAAG TATTTTGACCGTTTAAAATTCATCAAACTTAGTGACTCCCAAAATCTTATTAGGACCCCAAACTTCGCAAGAGCTCCACTTCTTAAGAGCGTCGATTTTGAAGGCTGTACAAATTTAGTTGAGGTTCACTCATCCGTTGCTGTACTTGAACGGCTTACTTTGTTGAATCTGAAAGATTGCACAAGTCTTAAAAGTCTCCCACGCAAGCTTGAAATGAAATCTCTAGAGATTCTTATTCTTTCTGGTTGCTCCAAAGTCAAGAAGATTCCAGAATTTACGGAAGACATGGAACGGTTACGGGAACTTCATTTAAATGGTACTGCAATTAAATATCTACCTTCGTCAATTGAACATTTAACTGGTCTGACTTTATTGAATATAAGCCATTGCAAAAATCTG TTTCCATCAACCTTCTACATTCAGATGGAACCTAATCCAGATTCAGCAGCCTTGGCCCAACAAGTTCAAGCCCTTgcagccaccattgaagaactcaccaaGCAAAACCAGGAGATGAAGCTACGACTCCAACAAGTCCAACAGGCCCAACAGGTCCAAAG GGAGACTCTAGAGGTGGACGAAGCCGATGACAAGGTGCAGCTGATGACCTTTAAAGTAGGACTGAGGTCTAGAGATCTCGTGGCCTCCCTCGCAAAGAATCCACCAAAGACGATGGCGGAAATGCTTCTGAAagcacagaagtacatgaacgctgaagacaCTTTAGCGGCCATAAAGGATGCAGAAAAGCCAGGAGACAAGGCAAAGAAAGAAGACGACCGTAGGGGACAAAAGAGAGAGCGACCGGACCGTTGGAACAACTACGGGAACAGGAGGAAGGACGATAAAAGTCCTCGGACG atcaaggacgagcattaCCTCAAATGGCCCAGACCATTGCACTCATCCCCCAATGTCCGcgacaagaacaagtattgccgGTTCCACAAAGACCACGGCCACAACACGGAAGACTGGAGAGACCTAAAGAAGCAGATAGAGGAGTTGATACATAAAGGGAAGTTAcagaaatatgtgaagaagggAGAATATACTAAATTCAGGGACGATAATAAAGGCTAG
- the LOC126696391 gene encoding disease resistance protein RUN1-like: MAPNFFWLRGPVVILSLKHVTASARVALVGLSGVYASLSKPSILFVSITFGVRKVTLLLGFGWQESEYIEPIVEKIFKTLSSIKLNEGLVGIESRVWEVYSELKIGLTDVRMIGIYGTGGIGKTTIARVVYDSFSNQFEASSFLHDVRETYERHGLVYLQKKLLSDILMERNIRFESEDAGVRLIKRRLCNKKVLLVFDDVNDRVQLYSLVGERRWYGPGSRIIITTRNQGLLMTLGVNEIYSPAEMSNDEALRLFSLTCFGSEHTPEGYKEMSKHVVSYARGHPLAIKVLGSHLVGGSIPAWKSCLDGLENNIPTELFQVFQISYDGLGETEKEIFLHMACFFNGEDRNRTVDILDTLELCPEIGLRILVDKSLLNLSLDKNGLWMHPLVQQMGREIVCRESPKWPPRRSRLWLPEDIDAVLNIGTKTTFKTTSIVLNLPVQKKMKTEPKILNYFGLLDENPIITETETIDENYFGLLDENPTLNYNVS; this comes from the exons ATGGCTCCTAACTTCTTCTGGTTGCGGGGCCCAGTTGTTATTTTGTCTCTGAAGCACGTGACTGCCAGCGCAAGAGTAGCTCTTGTTGGTTTGAGTGGTGTTTACGCTTCCCTCTCGAAACCTTCTATTCTCTTCGTTTCGATCACGTTCGGAGTTAGGAAAGTTACCCTGTTGTTGGGATTTGGCTG GCAGGAGTCAGAATATATCGAACCAATTGTTGAGAAGATATTCAAAACACTGAGTTCCATAAAACTAAACGAGGGCTTGGTCGGAATAGAATCTCGTGTATGGGAAGTATATTCAGAATTAAAAATAGGTTTGACTGATGTTCGCATGATTGGGATATATGGGACAGGTGGTATCGGTAAGACAACCATTGCACGAGTGGTTTATGATAGCTTCTCTAATCAATTTGAAGCTAGTAGCTTTCTCCATGATGTTAGAGAAACATATGAAAGACACGGTTTAGTTTATTTGCAGAAAAAGCTTCTTTCTGACATCTTGATggaaagaaatataagatttgAAAGTGAGGACGCAGGAGTCCGATTGATCAAGCGCAGGCTATGTAATAAAAAGGTACTTCTCGTTTTTGATGACGTTAATGATAGGGTTCAATTATACTCTTTGGTTGGAGAGCGTAGGTGGTATGGTCCAGGCAGTAGAATTATCATTACAACGAGAAATCAAGGTTTGCTAATGACACTAGGAGTTAATGAAATATATAGCCCTGCGGAAATGAGTAATGATGAGGCTCTTCGTCTTTTCAGCTTGACATGTTTCGGCAGTGAACACACTCCTGAAGGTTATAAGGAGATGTCCAAACATGTTGTCAGTTATGCTCGCGGCCATCCTTTAGCAATTAAGGTTTTGGGTTCTCATCTAGTCGGCGGAAGCATCCCTGCATGGAAAAGCTGTTTAGATGGGCTTGAAAATAATATTCCAACAGAACTTTTTCAAGTATTTCAAATAAGTTATGATGGTCTAggagaaacagagaaagaaatATTTCTACATATGGCATGTTTCTTCAATGGTGAGGACCGAAATCGCACAGTAGATATACTAGACACTCTTGAACTTTGCCCGGAAATTGGATTAAGGATTCTTGTGGATaaatctctcttaaatttatcTTTAGACAAGAACGGCTTATGGATGCATCCTCTAGTTCAACAAATGGGCCGGGAAATAGTTTGTAGAGAATCTCCTAAATGGCCCCCCAGACGAAGTAGATTATGGTTGCCAGAGGACATTGACGCTGTGCTTAATATA GGAACAAAAACTACTTTTAAAACTACTAGTATAGTCCTCAACTTGCCTGTACAAAAAAAG ATGAAAACTGAACCCAAAATATTGAACTACTTTGGACTACTAGATGAGAACCCTATCattactgaaactgaaactaTAGATGAGAACTACTTTGGACTACTAGATGAGAACCCTACTTTGAACTACAATGTGTCATAG